A stretch of Aureispira sp. CCB-E DNA encodes these proteins:
- a CDS encoding tetratricopeptide repeat-containing sensor histidine kinase, whose protein sequence is MHHQLILVLILVMAFPKLILTKSPLSQLTLSNYRNYVLFFVLLFVFSVPKSFAQEKDKPEAQHNHVDKALINRLSQKIEQAENDSIKTTYIMKLAYAYLYHVPDSTINVARRGLNILEGDTSSWVPAIQVQLIAFVGHAHRFGSNFTAAVNAFQKMLAYSISWNDSNLIVQSYFNIAASYAEQEKHDSAVIFDLKALEIQEATHSNQLGKSYNSVGLDYLNAKLFDQALIYFNKSIALKKKNKQDNLLGNTYFNLGTTYRDLAKQDSALYFYELALKNAKIYKDSIFIMQSLEAIGIIHSINGDYARAKEYLLQAISLFNFLKLPYNSRIVNSYQELARVYITESNFEKAEKLLNKSKQILYNNKASISNRMKQNLELWQLLAWSKKDFANARIYSQEYADLIDTLHQRNIDQKVYKLLLTYEDQLKEQRIKSLEQQQEISNLKNERLNQSLYFMVIIIIVMLLIVGFLYRLNKWRSKVNLELETLNNTKDKLFSIIAHDLKNPLSAFRSITQSLSEDIFDISRDDLDYFIKQLNTSASNLFDLLQNLLYWSISQTGRLEFQPQKITLTETTDDVFSLLESSANIKNIGLSNTISTETVAWADQKMTHTILRNLIANAIKFTPNGGNISVSSNINNSMLTISVTDTGKGIPPHIAPTLFMLNSSKNERNEVEGKGTGLGLILCKELVEQQGGNIWLEDTSSLGSTFSFTLPTPSKNI, encoded by the coding sequence ATGCACCACCAATTAATTCTTGTGTTAATATTAGTAATGGCATTTCCCAAACTAATATTAACAAAATCCCCTTTGTCTCAGCTCACTTTGAGCAATTACCGAAACTACGTCTTATTCTTTGTGCTCTTATTTGTTTTTAGTGTTCCAAAATCTTTTGCTCAAGAAAAGGACAAACCAGAGGCTCAACACAATCATGTAGACAAAGCCTTAATCAACCGCCTTTCTCAAAAAATCGAACAGGCAGAAAACGACTCTATAAAAACGACCTACATCATGAAACTGGCATATGCCTACCTGTACCATGTTCCTGACTCTACCATCAATGTGGCTCGAAGAGGGTTAAATATTCTAGAAGGGGATACATCTTCGTGGGTACCTGCTATACAAGTACAGCTGATTGCGTTTGTAGGTCATGCTCATCGATTTGGAAGTAATTTTACAGCAGCAGTTAATGCTTTTCAAAAAATGCTAGCGTATAGCATTTCTTGGAATGATAGCAACCTGATTGTACAATCTTATTTTAACATAGCTGCTAGTTACGCAGAACAAGAGAAACACGATTCTGCGGTTATTTTTGATTTAAAAGCATTAGAAATACAAGAAGCAACTCATTCTAACCAGTTAGGAAAAAGCTATAATAGTGTTGGTTTGGATTATTTGAATGCCAAACTATTTGACCAAGCTTTGATCTATTTTAATAAAAGTATTGCCCTAAAAAAAAAGAACAAGCAAGATAATTTATTAGGAAATACATACTTTAACCTAGGAACTACCTATAGAGATCTCGCCAAACAAGATAGTGCCCTTTATTTCTATGAGTTGGCACTTAAAAATGCCAAGATATACAAAGATAGTATCTTCATTATGCAATCTTTAGAAGCCATAGGTATCATTCACTCTATCAATGGCGATTATGCCCGTGCAAAAGAATACCTATTACAGGCTATTTCTCTTTTTAATTTTTTAAAACTTCCCTATAACAGTCGAATTGTCAATAGTTATCAAGAGTTGGCAAGGGTTTATATTACAGAGTCTAATTTTGAAAAAGCTGAAAAGCTATTAAACAAAAGCAAACAAATACTTTATAACAATAAGGCTTCTATCAGCAATAGAATGAAGCAAAATTTAGAGCTTTGGCAGTTATTGGCTTGGTCAAAAAAAGATTTTGCCAATGCAAGAATTTATTCGCAAGAATATGCAGACCTAATAGATACACTGCACCAACGAAATATAGACCAAAAAGTATACAAACTTTTACTTACATACGAAGATCAACTAAAAGAGCAACGAATCAAGTCATTAGAGCAACAACAAGAAATTTCGAATTTAAAAAACGAACGACTCAACCAAAGTCTTTACTTCATGGTGATTATCATTATCGTTATGCTTCTTATTGTTGGATTTTTGTATCGTCTGAATAAATGGCGTTCAAAAGTCAATTTGGAATTGGAAACATTAAACAACACCAAAGACAAGTTATTTAGTATTATTGCTCATGACTTAAAAAATCCATTGTCTGCGTTTCGTTCTATTACTCAATCGCTATCCGAAGACATTTTTGACATCAGCCGAGACGATTTAGATTATTTTATCAAACAACTCAATACTTCTGCTAGCAATCTCTTCGATTTGCTTCAAAACTTATTGTATTGGTCTATTTCTCAAACAGGACGTCTAGAATTTCAGCCTCAGAAAATTACTTTAACTGAGACTACCGACGATGTTTTTAGCCTATTAGAAAGTAGCGCTAATATTAAGAACATTGGACTATCCAATACCATCTCCACAGAAACTGTTGCTTGGGCAGATCAAAAAATGACGCACACCATTTTAAGGAATTTAATAGCCAATGCCATTAAGTTTACCCCTAATGGAGGGAACATATCTGTTTCTTCCAACATCAATAATTCGATGTTGACTATTTCGGTGACTGATACAGGAAAAGGAATCCCACCCCATATTGCTCCAACACTATTTATGCTCAATTCTAGCAAAAACGAACGAAATGAAGTGGAAGGAAAAGGAACAGGCTTAGGACTTATACTATGCAAGGAATTAGTAGAGCAACAAGGCGGAAATATATGGTTAGAAGATACTTCTTCCTTAGGCAGCACCTTTAGTTTTACGCTTCCCACTCCATCCAAAAATATTTAA
- a CDS encoding acyl-ACP thioesterase domain-containing protein → MPVPKEFIYEGEFTIRTSEIDRAKKVTATAFIDLMQEAAMQNVIELKVSVWDMAEKNISWVLMRKNLKLYRLPSLGETIKIQTYPAGFDKLFTYRDYKVFDQNNTLLAESSSTWLLMNTIRRSIARIPEEIRVRGDFDTSKCLPHAKNKLPKLTRVDLQKTFIVNWHDMDFNEHLNNVRYMQWMFETVDYYLKHTGKLEELDIIYKAECYWKDTVEVSTQKVDETVYLHRLVRLSDGEEIALAKTTWSQIL, encoded by the coding sequence ATGCCCGTTCCTAAAGAATTTATTTACGAAGGTGAATTTACCATTCGAACTAGTGAAATTGATCGCGCCAAAAAAGTCACAGCAACGGCTTTTATTGATTTAATGCAAGAAGCTGCCATGCAAAATGTTATTGAACTCAAAGTTTCTGTTTGGGACATGGCTGAGAAAAACATCTCTTGGGTTTTGATGCGCAAAAACCTTAAATTATACCGCTTACCTTCTCTTGGAGAAACCATCAAAATACAAACGTATCCTGCTGGTTTTGACAAATTATTTACTTATAGAGATTATAAAGTTTTTGATCAAAACAATACGTTGTTAGCTGAATCTTCTTCGACTTGGTTGTTAATGAATACCATTAGACGAAGTATAGCTAGAATTCCCGAAGAAATTCGTGTGAGAGGTGATTTTGACACCTCTAAATGCCTTCCTCATGCCAAAAACAAATTGCCTAAATTAACAAGAGTGGATCTACAAAAAACATTTATTGTCAACTGGCACGATATGGATTTTAACGAACATCTTAATAATGTACGTTATATGCAGTGGATGTTTGAGACCGTTGATTATTATTTAAAACATACAGGCAAATTAGAGGAACTGGATATTATTTACAAAGCAGAGTGTTATTGGAAAGATACAGTAGAGGTAAGTACACAAAAAGTAGATGAGACGGTCTATTTACATCGTTTGGTGCGCTTATCAGATGGGGAAGAAATTGCTTTGGCAAAAACGACATGGAGCCAAATCTTATAA
- the nusB gene encoding transcription antitermination factor NusB, whose translation MLSRHNIRIKVLQTLYAYLQSEHTNTAIAEKDYLKAVQESYRLYLLNMLYLIRVANYSKKDFDIKSKKFVPTEEDKKASLRLYENPVLEALRENEDFHARIRKEKLSNIIDDDLVRKLYQNFAKSEYYNSYLEMSPMPAREHQYCLVNLYKSMLENEHFLEHLEDISPTSEDDQSLIFGAIKRSVRSLPEEDEFYIAQLPNEEFVHDFGKELLYKAIRHNDELHDLVVDKLKNWNEDRVAVLDMLLLKLGICEFLYFPSIPTKVTINEYVSLAKDYSTDKSKRFINGILDRLMKDLMEKGLISKEGRGLKEN comes from the coding sequence ATGCTTAGTCGTCACAATATTCGTATCAAGGTATTGCAAACATTATATGCTTATTTACAAAGCGAACATACGAATACTGCCATTGCAGAGAAAGATTATCTCAAAGCAGTCCAAGAGAGTTATCGTTTGTATTTGTTGAATATGCTTTACCTGATAAGGGTTGCTAATTATTCAAAGAAAGATTTTGACATAAAATCTAAAAAATTTGTACCTACAGAAGAAGATAAAAAAGCTTCTCTTAGGCTTTATGAAAATCCTGTTTTAGAAGCTCTTCGAGAGAACGAAGATTTTCATGCTAGGATTAGAAAAGAAAAATTGAGTAACATCATTGACGATGACTTGGTGCGCAAGTTGTATCAAAACTTTGCGAAATCAGAATATTATAATTCCTACCTAGAAATGTCTCCTATGCCAGCTAGAGAACACCAGTATTGTTTGGTGAACTTATATAAATCTATGCTGGAGAATGAGCACTTCTTGGAACACCTCGAAGATATTTCTCCAACTTCAGAAGACGATCAATCTTTGATCTTTGGTGCTATCAAACGTTCTGTACGTTCTTTACCAGAAGAGGATGAGTTTTATATTGCTCAATTGCCTAATGAGGAATTTGTGCATGACTTTGGAAAGGAGTTGTTGTACAAGGCTATTCGTCACAACGATGAATTACACGACTTAGTCGTTGATAAACTAAAAAACTGGAACGAAGACCGAGTTGCTGTGTTGGATATGTTGTTGCTCAAATTAGGAATTTGTGAGTTCTTATATTTTCCATCAATTCCAACCAAAGTGACGATTAACGAATATGTTAGTTTAGCGAAGGATTATAGCACGGACAAAAGTAAGCGTTTTATTAATGGTATCTTGGATCGTTTGATGAAGGATTTGATGGAAAAGGGGTTGATTAGCAAAGAGGGCAGAGGACTCAAAGAAAATTGA
- a CDS encoding DUF1573 domain-containing protein, which produces MSKLILLLSVLYVFTACSSADEPKKTVPTATEVQQMDGISNSSLISNPVTADEAISPETAAKIEFEEEVFDFGTLVEGESVEHIFKFKNVGKNPLIIGHAQGSCGCTVPEWPSEPIAPGDGGEIRVKFSSKGKNGEQDKTVTISANTIPNKTKIRIVGAVEKNPETEKKELENKAAREEKENS; this is translated from the coding sequence ATGAGTAAATTAATCTTGTTATTGAGTGTCCTTTATGTATTTACGGCTTGTTCATCGGCAGATGAACCTAAAAAAACAGTGCCTACTGCTACAGAAGTTCAACAAATGGATGGCATTAGCAATTCATCACTAATTAGCAATCCTGTAACCGCAGACGAAGCTATTTCACCAGAAACAGCTGCTAAAATTGAATTTGAAGAAGAGGTATTTGATTTTGGAACGTTAGTAGAAGGAGAATCCGTAGAACATATTTTTAAGTTTAAGAATGTAGGGAAAAATCCCTTGATTATTGGTCATGCACAGGGAAGCTGTGGATGTACAGTACCAGAGTGGCCTTCAGAACCAATTGCTCCTGGTGATGGTGGAGAAATCAGAGTGAAGTTTAGTAGTAAAGGTAAGAATGGAGAACAAGATAAAACCGTGACTATTTCAGCCAATACAATTCCTAATAAAACGAAGATTCGAATAGTCGGTGCTGTAGAAAAAAATCCAGAAACGGAGAAAAAAGAATTAGAGAACAAAGCGGCTCGAGAGGAAAAAGAAAATAGCTAA
- a CDS encoding ankyrin repeat domain-containing protein, giving the protein MNETLDQAIVVAAETGNLDGVQKALEEGASPNAMGPNSGALHCAAFNGHGTVVELLLSKGAKADANDVQGYYPIHLASSRGHVAIAKQLINAGANVDALTSQKGTALHVAAASNYAAVIPVLLEAGANIEAQDVNGLTPLAAAASLGNTEVVRLLIDAGADANNKDLGGDTPLIKALRQLYGTRTAEWIYEEKEDERLIRYEIKKGCFRCDRDYNPSEADQLGDLLTIEEQRIYVNKDWGPKNHLRYLDALDTAMFLIQAGADVNAANDTKQTPINMACHTGEALVIQQLYDKGAVLDVRGYQNATPLHRVSGSGRLDGLEQFLKLGAVIDANAVDDFGWTALHYLADIGGPLKMATLLLEKGVDPAIKSKEGRGAGMPPGCTAEEVALHWKDTKLARVLK; this is encoded by the coding sequence ATGAATGAAACATTAGATCAAGCAATAGTTGTTGCCGCAGAAACTGGCAATTTAGACGGAGTTCAAAAGGCTCTAGAAGAAGGGGCTAGTCCTAATGCAATGGGACCCAACTCGGGGGCCTTGCATTGTGCTGCATTCAATGGGCATGGTACTGTTGTTGAGTTGTTGTTAAGCAAAGGAGCAAAAGCAGATGCAAACGATGTACAAGGATATTATCCGATACATCTAGCTTCTAGTAGAGGGCACGTGGCAATTGCCAAACAATTAATTAATGCTGGGGCTAATGTTGATGCCTTGACCTCTCAAAAGGGAACGGCACTGCATGTAGCCGCTGCGTCCAATTATGCTGCGGTGATCCCTGTGTTGTTAGAAGCAGGTGCCAATATAGAAGCACAGGATGTTAATGGTTTGACCCCTTTGGCTGCTGCTGCAAGCTTGGGGAACACAGAAGTTGTTCGCCTTTTGATAGATGCAGGAGCAGACGCGAACAACAAAGATTTAGGAGGAGATACGCCATTGATCAAGGCTTTGAGGCAGTTGTACGGCACTAGAACAGCAGAGTGGATATACGAAGAGAAAGAAGATGAACGTTTGATTCGTTATGAAATCAAAAAGGGTTGCTTTAGATGTGATCGAGATTATAATCCAAGTGAGGCAGATCAATTAGGCGATCTGTTGACTATTGAGGAACAAAGAATATACGTAAACAAAGATTGGGGACCTAAAAATCATTTGAGGTATTTGGATGCCTTAGATACGGCTATGTTTTTGATCCAAGCAGGGGCGGATGTCAATGCTGCTAATGATACTAAACAGACTCCAATCAATATGGCTTGCCATACTGGGGAGGCATTGGTCATTCAACAACTTTACGACAAGGGGGCAGTTCTAGATGTTCGTGGGTATCAAAATGCTACTCCACTACATCGGGTTTCTGGGAGTGGTCGCTTAGATGGGTTAGAGCAATTTTTGAAGCTAGGGGCAGTAATAGACGCAAATGCTGTAGATGATTTTGGATGGACGGCTTTGCATTATTTGGCAGATATTGGAGGACCCTTGAAGATGGCAACTTTATTGCTTGAAAAAGGCGTTGATCCTGCCATCAAAAGCAAAGAAGGACGAGGAGCAGGTATGCCACCTGGTTGTACTGCTGAAGAAGTTGCGTTGCATTGGAAAGATACTAAATTGGCAAGAGTACTAAAATAA
- a CDS encoding ankyrin repeat domain-containing protein, which yields MKKLSSLDEQMILAVEGGAAKDVLSLVKRGANPNALGAHTGALHSAALMGHTAVVKVLLKEGADPNLPDKDQLYPLHLAAKEGHQAICTLLLKAGANKTQQTTSGAMAIHLAAASNFASLVVALVKNGCDKDAKDADGNTPLLIASALGNVGVVKSLLRLGADTSAVTANGSTALLQALWTLYSTRVDNWVHDDEVNGVPVRCTLQKGYLAYYYDYNKYKPKPGRLMTLKEQQRIASQEWAPFEHREYLNALAVVKVLVKGGVSVIRTDDRGISPLRVACSSGVGDIIKLLHKHGASFEEKPWNQITLLHQVAGSGRIDGLKTFFKLSKNKMVNAQDANGWTPTHYLADTGGPLEMAELLKQAGADTTIESTQATGHFPEGITAPKIALHWKDMDLAMELA from the coding sequence ATGAAAAAGCTAAGCTCATTGGATGAGCAGATGATTTTGGCAGTAGAAGGAGGAGCAGCCAAAGATGTTTTGTCTTTGGTAAAAAGGGGGGCTAATCCCAATGCGTTGGGAGCACATACTGGTGCTTTGCATTCTGCTGCATTGATGGGACACACTGCGGTAGTCAAGGTGTTGTTAAAGGAAGGTGCTGATCCCAATTTGCCAGATAAAGATCAGTTATATCCGCTTCATTTAGCTGCAAAGGAAGGACATCAAGCAATTTGTACTTTATTGTTAAAAGCAGGAGCGAATAAGACTCAACAGACGACTTCAGGAGCAATGGCCATTCATTTGGCAGCAGCTTCTAACTTTGCAAGCTTGGTGGTAGCTTTGGTGAAAAATGGTTGTGACAAAGATGCTAAAGATGCAGATGGGAATACACCTTTGTTAATTGCGAGCGCTTTAGGTAATGTCGGAGTTGTAAAATCATTGTTAAGACTAGGAGCAGATACTTCGGCTGTGACTGCTAATGGTAGCACGGCTTTGTTGCAGGCACTTTGGACGCTGTATAGTACTAGAGTGGACAATTGGGTGCATGATGATGAGGTGAATGGCGTGCCTGTACGTTGTACCTTGCAAAAAGGTTACTTAGCGTACTATTATGATTATAATAAATACAAGCCTAAACCTGGTCGCTTAATGACCTTGAAGGAACAACAGAGAATTGCCAGTCAAGAATGGGCGCCTTTTGAACATAGAGAATATTTGAATGCTTTGGCTGTTGTCAAAGTGCTTGTAAAAGGTGGCGTATCGGTAATAAGAACTGATGATAGAGGGATTTCTCCATTGAGAGTAGCTTGTTCTTCGGGAGTGGGCGATATTATAAAGTTATTACATAAACATGGTGCTAGTTTTGAAGAAAAACCTTGGAATCAAATAACGCTGTTGCACCAAGTGGCAGGAAGTGGTCGAATAGATGGTTTGAAAACATTTTTCAAATTATCAAAAAATAAAATGGTCAATGCACAAGATGCAAATGGCTGGACACCAACACACTATTTAGCAGATACGGGAGGACCATTAGAGATGGCAGAATTACTAAAACAAGCAGGAGCTGATACAACCATTGAATCTACTCAAGCCACGGGACATTTCCCCGAGGGAATTACAGCTCCTAAAATTGCTTTACATTGGAAAGATATGGATTTAGCAATGGAATTGGCTTAG
- the yajC gene encoding preprotein translocase subunit YajC, giving the protein MMNNILFLWQEAGGEAAGVAGANPLFWPFMLAAILVMYFFIIRPSAKEQKEQKSFSSNLKKGSKVVTIGGIHGTIASLEEDKITLLIAPKTVITVQRSAISLEQTKSVYGSSSATNSSKEPAKA; this is encoded by the coding sequence ATGATGAATAATATATTGTTTTTGTGGCAAGAGGCGGGAGGTGAAGCAGCAGGTGTAGCTGGTGCTAATCCTTTGTTTTGGCCATTTATGTTAGCAGCAATTTTGGTCATGTACTTTTTTATCATTAGACCGTCTGCAAAAGAACAAAAAGAGCAGAAATCATTTTCTAGTAATCTAAAAAAGGGTTCTAAAGTAGTTACGATAGGAGGCATACACGGTACAATTGCCTCTTTAGAAGAAGACAAAATTACTTTATTAATAGCGCCTAAAACTGTTATTACTGTTCAAAGAAGCGCTATTTCTTTGGAACAAACGAAATCTGTTTATGGAAGCTCCAGTGCAACCAACAGCTCAAAAGAGCCAGCAAAAGCTTAG
- a CDS encoding CdaR family protein, which translates to MEAPVQPTAQKSQQKLSKENIKEFLQSDRAILMICISIAFVFWLMTKLSYSYKDTLIVKLNYETPADKIFTNPPATQLEVDIEGKGWDLLGFAFYNKERVVNIPVSANEIRVISVSSLNAKVLKSIPKARILNIHPETIKLQMEDIATKVIPVVLEEQVRLAPLYQFVDSIKIEPQKIEIKGPASVIRDINEWRTNVLLPPSEVNQDIDVEIGLQAHPNGSIALSTNKIRCMAKVEEVTEKRIEVPVEVLNVPDSLLLIILPKTVEVSSQVGLSDYDRLAAQDFKVIADFSKIDIFKERSIRVLLKEKPAYAKQVKCIPKKVDYIIRSRNLK; encoded by the coding sequence ATGGAAGCTCCAGTGCAACCAACAGCTCAAAAGAGCCAGCAAAAGCTTAGTAAAGAAAATATAAAAGAATTCCTTCAATCGGATCGAGCAATACTAATGATTTGCATTAGTATTGCTTTTGTTTTTTGGCTAATGACAAAATTATCCTATTCTTATAAAGATACTTTGATTGTCAAGCTAAATTATGAAACGCCAGCAGACAAAATTTTTACCAATCCACCTGCTACCCAATTAGAGGTAGATATAGAGGGCAAAGGTTGGGATTTGTTAGGCTTTGCTTTTTATAATAAAGAGAGAGTCGTCAACATTCCTGTCTCTGCCAATGAAATTCGCGTAATCTCTGTTTCTTCTTTGAATGCAAAAGTACTTAAATCAATTCCCAAAGCAAGAATTCTAAACATCCACCCAGAAACCATTAAACTTCAAATGGAAGATATTGCTACCAAAGTAATTCCTGTTGTTTTGGAAGAGCAAGTGCGTCTAGCACCTTTGTATCAATTTGTTGATTCTATAAAAATAGAACCTCAAAAGATTGAAATAAAGGGACCTGCTTCTGTTATTAGGGATATTAACGAATGGCGTACCAATGTATTGTTACCTCCTTCGGAAGTGAACCAAGATATAGATGTTGAAATAGGTCTCCAAGCACATCCTAATGGAAGTATTGCGCTATCTACGAATAAAATTCGTTGTATGGCAAAAGTGGAAGAGGTAACTGAAAAACGAATAGAAGTTCCTGTTGAGGTGCTTAATGTTCCAGATAGTTTGTTGTTGATTATTTTGCCCAAAACGGTAGAGGTATCTAGTCAAGTTGGCTTGAGTGATTACGATCGTTTGGCAGCACAAGATTTTAAGGTCATTGCTGATTTTTCTAAAATTGATATATTCAAAGAACGTTCTATTCGTGTTTTATTAAAAGAAAAACCTGCGTATGCCAAGCAAGTAAAGTGCATTCCTAAAAAGGTCGATTACATTATACGCAGTCGAAATCTAAAGTAA
- a CDS encoding acyltransferase — MNYFQSIQLLRFIAATFVIFAHMGIGSHSYKGIDILFVISGFIIYWTSREKLGKGTKRASYFMKRRCIRIFAFYWTLFFILILAGIYPVQLNWSFLANVFLLPGHKSFLEVTWSLSVELYFYSLFAIAILYCSQKKARHIAIGCWIGTFLLLGLEYTNYPIKGTPLNFFVGQNIWLILSGVVTSILYEQSQKWTVKRRLHGCLFGILVGLCLFLSVVDYYSNLSFATVGIGSSLLLFGILTLETLKRPQLPLLFIELGNASYVAYLVHIPIIHYFSSTPDLKQTNQFLIVIGVWGLSLLLHQFVEKPLIARLNRWVV, encoded by the coding sequence ATGAATTATTTTCAATCCATTCAGTTGTTGCGCTTTATAGCAGCTACATTTGTGATTTTTGCTCATATGGGAATTGGCAGTCATAGCTACAAGGGAATTGATATTTTATTTGTGATCAGTGGGTTTATTATCTATTGGACAAGCCGAGAAAAACTTGGAAAAGGAACAAAGAGGGCGTCTTATTTTATGAAGCGTCGGTGTATCCGAATTTTTGCTTTTTATTGGACACTATTTTTTATCTTAATACTTGCTGGTATCTATCCAGTACAACTCAATTGGAGTTTCTTAGCCAATGTATTTTTATTGCCAGGTCATAAGTCTTTTCTAGAAGTAACTTGGAGCCTTTCGGTTGAGTTGTACTTTTATAGCCTATTTGCAATTGCTATTTTGTATTGTAGCCAGAAAAAAGCACGACACATAGCAATTGGTTGTTGGATAGGTACGTTTCTGTTGTTGGGATTGGAGTATACCAATTATCCGATAAAAGGAACCCCTTTAAACTTTTTTGTGGGGCAGAATATTTGGCTGATTTTATCAGGCGTTGTTACTAGTATACTTTATGAACAAAGTCAAAAATGGACAGTAAAAAGAAGGTTGCATGGTTGTTTGTTTGGTATACTTGTAGGGCTTTGTTTGTTTTTAAGTGTGGTTGATTATTACAGCAATTTGTCTTTCGCTACGGTAGGTATAGGAAGTAGTTTGCTTTTATTCGGAATTCTAACCTTAGAAACGTTAAAACGCCCTCAATTGCCTTTGCTATTTATAGAGCTAGGGAATGCTTCTTATGTAGCTTATTTGGTTCATATACCCATTATACATTATTTTTCGAGTACGCCAGATTTAAAACAAACCAACCAGTTTTTAATTGTTATAGGTGTTTGGGGGCTGAGTTTGTTGTTGCATCAGTTTGTTGAAAAACCACTGATAGCCCGCCTAAATCGTTGGGTTGTTTAG
- a CDS encoding alpha/beta hydrolase-fold protein, with amino-acid sequence MINKVNALLILGGFIFFQQFLKAQTNQPQHFLHKVGIIDSLYSQELNESRKIHIQLPRDYDPNKNQKYPVVFILDGEIFLSTVNEVQNYYSGGFTPEMVLVGISNQSNRTRDLTPSTVKVKYGMPFRDESGKAAVFSKFIEKELIPFIEKKYPVTNFRTLIGHSYGGLFTIYTLIHQPHLFANYLAIDPSLDWDNQQLLRESEKILATQKYKNKSLFMSLSGQLHLQNSTITIDNVLQDTTDFTLFARSNIAFSNLVSKNDKNGLFFKWKFYPNDLHGTIPLPSILDGLIAIFEWYQMESTDKINSFDTSQEELLRIIKRRAKKLQNHFGYPNPPYPEALLNMSGYMNMDMQQYEKAKMYFELAMQYYPQSANTFDSMADYYEQQGDYNNAIKYVTKALELNATNYYKQRLEKLEQKREEINNEK; translated from the coding sequence ATGATCAACAAAGTAAACGCACTATTAATCCTAGGAGGCTTCATTTTCTTTCAGCAATTTCTAAAAGCTCAAACCAATCAACCTCAACACTTTTTGCACAAAGTTGGTATCATAGATAGTCTTTATTCGCAGGAGTTAAATGAATCAAGAAAAATTCACATACAACTACCCAGAGATTATGACCCTAATAAAAATCAAAAATATCCAGTCGTCTTTATTTTAGATGGAGAAATATTTCTGTCTACGGTTAATGAAGTCCAAAACTATTACAGTGGTGGTTTTACTCCTGAAATGGTTCTTGTAGGCATCTCGAATCAAAGCAATAGAACTAGAGATTTGACGCCCTCAACAGTAAAGGTAAAGTATGGAATGCCGTTTCGTGACGAGAGTGGAAAAGCCGCTGTATTCAGTAAATTCATTGAAAAAGAACTCATCCCCTTTATTGAGAAAAAATATCCTGTCACTAATTTTAGAACATTAATAGGACATTCCTATGGCGGCTTGTTCACCATTTATACCCTAATACATCAACCTCACTTATTTGCAAACTACTTGGCTATTGACCCTAGTTTGGATTGGGATAATCAACAACTATTAAGAGAGTCTGAAAAAATACTTGCCACGCAAAAATATAAAAACAAATCTTTGTTTATGTCTTTGAGCGGGCAACTGCACCTCCAAAATTCAACAATAACAATTGACAACGTGCTACAAGATACCACAGATTTCACATTGTTTGCCCGTTCAAATATTGCTTTCTCAAACTTGGTAAGTAAAAATGATAAGAATGGGTTGTTTTTTAAATGGAAATTTTATCCCAACGATTTGCATGGCACCATTCCACTTCCTTCTATTTTGGATGGTCTAATTGCCATTTTTGAATGGTACCAGATGGAGAGTACCGACAAAATAAACTCCTTTGACACTTCTCAAGAAGAACTTCTTCGCATTATAAAACGAAGAGCAAAAAAACTCCAAAATCATTTTGGATATCCCAATCCGCCTTATCCAGAAGCGCTCTTAAATATGTCTGGTTATATGAATATGGATATGCAACAATATGAAAAAGCAAAAATGTACTTTGAACTTGCCATGCAGTATTATCCTCAAAGTGCCAATACTTTTGACTCTATGGCTGATTATTATGAACAACAAGGCGATTATAACAATGCCATTAAATACGTCACCAAGGCACTTGAGTTAAATGCTACTAATTATTACAAACAAAGACTCGAAAAATTAGAGCAAAAAAGAGAAGAGATTAATAATGAAAAATAA